CGGCTAGAAGCTATCGTAAATGGCGTTTCCAAAGCTGCCGAACATGTCGAAATCGTCCTCCCATTGCATCCCCGGACGAGGGAGAGAATGAGACAACATGGGTTATCCCTCAGCTCCAATGTCAGAATTATCGATCCCGTCGGCTACTTGGATATGACAAGTTTGCTAATCTCGGCTTCTTCTGTTTTTACCGATTCTGGCGGCGTTCAGAAGGAAGCCTATTTCCACGGTGTTCCGTGTCTGACTTTGCGAGACGAGACGGAATGGGGCGAACTCGTCAGTCTTGGGTGGAACACGCTCTTGCCCCCGGTCCATGAAGACGAAATCGCAGAAGCGATCGGCAGCATTAAGCGGCCTCAAATGTCGGATTCGAAACCACTCGTCTATGGAAACGGGAATACGTCAAGCCTAATACTGGAACATCTGATGACAATGGCTGCGCGATAAATCCTCAGTGGCAAGTCCGACGATCCCGTCCGCCCACATTCTGGCAAGTTTTGAGGCGGGTCGTATTTAAACGGTTATGTCAGATTTTCGCCATATGCTATTTTGTCTGCCTGTCGCGCGCCGCGAGAATATTCGTGTAACGACGCCGCGTTGAAAACGGCGATCGTTAGGACAATGGCCGCGAGCCATGTCGTCTGCCATAGACCGTACGCGACGAAACTGATCGTGAAAAGCCAGGCCATTACGCCTGTCGCCATGCTTTGTAGGGTATGACAAACGGTGGCAACAACAAGCCACGCGGTGCGCCCCAAGATTGCAACACCAACCATCAAACCGACGATACCCAAATTGGACCAGAGCTCCAGAGCATTGTTGTGGGCATGTGTCGATATGCCGTCCATCACCTGGAAGGCTGGCTGCCTTTCTGCGAAGGTTGGCAAAAGTCGGGTGGTGTCGAGCCCCCATCCGAGCCATGGCCGCTCCAGGACCGCGACCGCGACGTAGTCCCAGATTTCGATTCGCGCCTCGGCAGCCATGCCGCTGGGGAGGAACGGGATGTCGACGGAAAGGCGTTCCGCGCCGTAGGCCCACAAAAATGGCTGAGCCAATGCCACGATGACAAATCCCGTAGTCAGGACAAAGGGCCCGACTCTTCCTTTCCACGAAGCCAGAATTATGCCAATGATCGCCAGGATGGTTGCCAGCTTTGCGGCGTGCGATTCACTCAGCGCGACCGAGAGCAGCGCCAGACCGAAAAGTGCAGCTGCGACAAAGGTGTATCCATTCAGTTTGAACCAGATGATGGCGACGACGCAAAATCCAAGGACGAAACTCAATCCGCGATTATAATCTGCCGTGATCCGCTCGGCTCCCCCGTACAGCCCTCCTGCGATAGCCATCGACAAGTCCATGCCGCTAAGAATATCGACCACCATGAAGACCATGCTCACGCCGGCTCCCGCCAGGATTGACCACATGATGGCGGGCGCGCTTGCCCGGAGAAGGTCACCCGCGCCCCGAGACAGCATAACGAGAACCAGGAAGATTATCGGCAGCAGATTGATGGCGCGGCTGATGCTACGCTCCGGGCTGATTGACCACAAAATGCTTGCGGTCGCCCATGCCAGA
This region of Fodinicurvata sp. EGI_FJ10296 genomic DNA includes:
- a CDS encoding O-antigen ligase family protein, encoding MISPHRPDRDDADPIVNSVAILTFGLGSALFPAIPNLVTPAAAVFVLALGAATVRRAGWSGLQPEDPVLTALLVAFLAWATASILWSISPERSISRAINLLPIIFLVLVMLSRGAGDLLRASAPAIMWSILAGAGVSMVFMVVDILSGMDLSMAIAGGLYGGAERITADYNRGLSFVLGFCVVAIIWFKLNGYTFVAAALFGLALLSVALSESHAAKLATILAIIGIILASWKGRVGPFVLTTGFVIVALAQPFLWAYGAERLSVDIPFLPSGMAAEARIEIWDYVAVAVLERPWLGWGLDTTRLLPTFAERQPAFQVMDGISTHAHNNALELWSNLGIVGLMVGVAILGRTAWLVVATVCHTLQSMATGVMAWLFTISFVAYGLWQTTWLAAIVLTIAVFNAASLHEYSRGARQADKIAYGENLT